A stretch of Spirosoma oryzicola DNA encodes these proteins:
- a CDS encoding 3'-5' exonuclease, producing the protein MPFLVLDLEMTGPEPDYNEIIQIGAVLFDDGWNEKGRYLTNVYPENEEAFSSASEKIHNLSLADLQDAPMIYDVLPEMEEWICQQLNIRVPKGQLDRTPFLRDVIICGQSVINDINFLKEAYRYEKLKWPYSRVLIDLHTLAYFTFRILKTNGRKVPDRLSLTAIANYFGFAREDGFHNALEDSVLTAQCLKEVFKLGEGFTVTGG; encoded by the coding sequence ATGCCTTTTTTAGTACTTGACCTCGAAATGACCGGGCCCGAACCGGACTACAACGAAATTATTCAGATTGGTGCCGTTCTTTTCGACGACGGCTGGAATGAGAAAGGACGCTACCTGACCAACGTTTACCCTGAAAATGAAGAAGCCTTTTCGTCGGCTTCCGAGAAAATTCATAACCTCTCGCTCGCGGATTTGCAGGATGCTCCGATGATCTACGATGTACTACCCGAGATGGAAGAATGGATCTGTCAGCAACTCAACATACGCGTTCCCAAAGGTCAATTGGATCGGACGCCATTCTTGCGCGACGTGATTATCTGCGGGCAAAGCGTTATCAATGACATTAACTTTCTGAAAGAAGCGTACCGATACGAAAAGCTGAAATGGCCCTACTCGCGCGTGCTGATCGATTTGCATACGCTGGCTTATTTTACCTTCCGGATTCTGAAAACGAACGGTCGTAAAGTGCCGGATCGTTTGAGTCTGACAGCCATTGCCAATTATTTTGGCTTTGCCCGCGAAGATGGTTTTCACAATGCGCTGGAAGATTCCGTATTGACCGCTCAATGTTTAAAGGAAGTATTTAAACTAGGCGAAGGGTTTACCGTAACCGGCGGCTAG
- a CDS encoding CvfB family protein: protein MIEIGRMNKLTALRATSVGFFLGESDSYNSPDDVLLPNKYVPASLAVGDEIEVFIYTDSEDRPIATTLTPHIMRDEFAPLPVVSVTNVGAFLDWGLEKDLLVPFREQSRPMVVGKWYVVYMYLDKDTGRLVASSKVSRFLDDDVSDLCKGDDVDLLVYESTDLGFNVIINDRFQGLLYHTGIFRPVQPGDRMPGFIKHIRDDKLIDVSLQQEGFQNVEPSAQQILDALNANNGFLPLNDKSDPQLIYQTLEMSKKTFKKAIGTLYKERKIVIQNDGIALV, encoded by the coding sequence ATGATTGAAATCGGCCGCATGAACAAGCTTACGGCTTTGCGTGCTACCAGCGTTGGGTTTTTCCTGGGTGAATCGGATTCCTACAATAGCCCGGACGATGTGTTACTGCCGAATAAATACGTTCCGGCGTCATTGGCGGTCGGGGATGAAATCGAGGTTTTCATCTACACCGACTCCGAAGACCGGCCTATTGCCACGACGCTGACACCGCACATCATGCGCGACGAGTTTGCTCCGTTGCCTGTTGTGTCGGTTACCAACGTCGGTGCTTTTCTGGACTGGGGATTAGAAAAAGATTTGCTGGTCCCTTTTCGGGAGCAAAGCCGTCCGATGGTTGTCGGTAAGTGGTACGTCGTTTACATGTATCTCGATAAGGATACCGGTCGGTTGGTGGCTTCCAGCAAGGTAAGCCGGTTTCTTGACGATGATGTGTCTGATTTGTGCAAAGGCGATGACGTTGATTTACTGGTGTATGAAAGTACCGATCTTGGTTTTAATGTCATTATCAATGATCGCTTTCAGGGCTTGCTGTATCATACGGGAATTTTTCGACCCGTACAACCCGGCGACCGGATGCCAGGGTTTATCAAACACATTCGCGACGATAAGCTGATTGATGTCAGCCTACAGCAGGAAGGTTTTCAGAACGTTGAACCCAGCGCGCAACAGATTTTGGATGCACTGAACGCTAATAACGGCTTTCTGCCTTTGAACGATAAGAGCGACCCTCAGCTCATCTACCAAACGCTGGAAATGAGCAAGAAAACGTTCAAGAAGGCAATTGGAACGCTGTACAAAGAGCGGAAAATTGTTATTCAGAACGACGGAATTGCGTTGGTGTAA
- a CDS encoding FUSC family protein, with protein MHSINRRTRQVNYFLSGQHFSNGFRTTVSILLPSLILAQFDQLTTGMAMSMGALSVSLSDAPGPIQHRRNAMAATVVLGVIVAIVTGFARMNDYTLGVEILFFGFLFSMLAVYGVRATSVGTAAILIMILTLDRPLDPVGILREAGLILVGGIWYTLISLVSVQLRPYRLARQSLGLCIHEIAKFMSIKADFYDTHTELDTDYRRLLAQQVTVSEKQDEVRELLFKNRQFVAESTNTSRLLVLTFVDTVDLFEQIVTMYYDYAAIRERFGKTRVLNTISRLIHRQATELDYIGLRVQSVASSRKPIDFTHPLNKLKSEIDALGDREGSTLVLKKILVGLRNISQRLAIMQKHIVSPDTNPTSLDDLEYGRFVSHQAIDVKSLRDNLTLNSSVFRHSVRVALAMLLGFIVTQLIDYGHHSYWVLLTISVILKPAFSLTKQRNIERIIGTFAGGVIGLAILKFIPNTTTHFVLMVLFMLGTYSAQRVNYIIMVICLTPYILILFNFLGISYYGAAEERLLDTILGGAIAFAASYLVFPRWESEQLTKPLHDMLNANVRYTQLLLNILSGVPIRVVDYKLARKDVYVTSANMAAAFERMVSEPKHKQRNERLIYKFVVLNHILSSNIATITSTLLTDQAQLYSSSVIRTVKRALFALTDGLRRLDGAPETTSSEPTASGQPLSDPSVVAADDPSLTEQLNFIQQISSDISKLVDQLKK; from the coding sequence ATGCATAGTATAAACCGGCGCACAAGGCAAGTCAACTACTTTTTATCGGGACAGCACTTCTCGAACGGCTTCCGAACAACCGTATCGATTCTGCTACCGTCCCTGATTCTGGCTCAGTTCGACCAACTGACAACCGGCATGGCTATGTCGATGGGAGCCTTGAGCGTCAGCCTGAGCGATGCCCCCGGACCGATTCAGCATCGACGCAACGCAATGGCCGCGACGGTGGTGCTGGGCGTCATCGTGGCCATAGTGACCGGGTTTGCCCGCATGAACGATTACACGCTGGGGGTTGAAATTCTCTTTTTCGGCTTTTTGTTTTCCATGCTCGCCGTTTATGGCGTTCGTGCAACATCGGTTGGTACGGCGGCTATTCTGATCATGATTCTCACGCTCGACCGGCCACTCGACCCCGTTGGAATTCTGCGAGAAGCGGGCCTGATTCTGGTCGGCGGTATCTGGTACACCCTGATTAGTCTGGTCTCCGTACAGCTTCGCCCCTATCGGTTGGCCAGACAGTCCCTTGGGTTGTGTATTCATGAAATAGCCAAGTTCATGAGTATCAAGGCTGATTTTTATGACACACACACCGAATTAGACACAGATTACCGCCGGTTGCTGGCTCAGCAGGTGACGGTTAGTGAGAAGCAGGACGAAGTTCGGGAGTTGCTGTTCAAAAACCGGCAGTTTGTGGCCGAATCGACTAATACCAGCCGCCTGCTGGTGCTGACGTTTGTGGATACGGTCGATCTGTTCGAGCAGATTGTAACCATGTATTACGACTACGCGGCCATCCGCGAACGGTTCGGCAAAACAAGGGTTCTGAACACAATCTCGCGGCTTATTCACCGACAGGCCACCGAACTGGATTATATCGGACTGAGGGTTCAGTCGGTTGCCTCTTCCCGCAAACCCATTGACTTCACGCACCCGCTCAACAAACTAAAAAGCGAGATCGACGCACTTGGCGACCGGGAAGGGAGTACGCTCGTCCTCAAAAAGATTTTGGTTGGTTTGCGAAACATCAGCCAACGGTTGGCTATCATGCAAAAGCATATTGTCTCGCCAGACACGAACCCTACTTCGCTCGACGATCTGGAATATGGTCGTTTCGTGTCGCATCAGGCGATTGACGTAAAATCCTTACGGGACAACCTTACCCTCAACTCGTCGGTATTTCGGCATTCGGTACGGGTAGCGCTGGCGATGCTGCTTGGCTTCATCGTTACGCAATTGATTGATTACGGTCACCATAGTTACTGGGTGCTGTTAACAATCTCCGTCATTCTCAAACCAGCGTTCAGCCTGACCAAGCAGCGTAACATTGAACGTATTATTGGCACGTTTGCCGGAGGAGTGATTGGTCTGGCGATTCTGAAATTTATTCCCAACACCACCACGCATTTTGTTCTGATGGTGCTGTTTATGCTTGGCACCTACAGTGCCCAACGGGTCAACTACATTATTATGGTCATCTGCCTGACGCCTTACATACTGATCCTGTTCAATTTTTTGGGCATCAGTTATTACGGCGCAGCGGAAGAGCGCTTACTGGACACCATACTTGGTGGAGCGATTGCGTTTGCCGCCAGCTATCTAGTCTTTCCACGTTGGGAGTCGGAACAGCTGACCAAACCCCTGCACGATATGCTGAACGCCAATGTTCGGTATACGCAGCTTCTACTCAACATCTTATCGGGTGTACCAATTCGTGTCGTTGACTATAAATTGGCTCGTAAAGACGTGTACGTAACGTCGGCCAACATGGCGGCCGCTTTCGAACGAATGGTGTCGGAACCAAAGCACAAGCAACGTAACGAACGACTCATCTACAAATTTGTCGTGCTGAACCACATCCTATCCTCCAACATCGCGACAATCACGTCTACCTTACTTACCGATCAGGCCCAGTTGTATTCGTCATCCGTAATCCGGACGGTCAAACGGGCTCTTTTTGCCTTGACGGATGGCCTCCGCCGACTAGACGGGGCACCAGAGACTACTTCGTCGGAACCAACCGCGTCGGGCCAGCCTTTAAGCGATCCGTCAGTTGTTGCCGCCGATGATCCATCCCTGACCGAACAACTGAATTTTATCCAGCAGATCAGCAGTGATATCAGTAAGCTAGTCGATCAACTAAAAAAGTAA
- a CDS encoding ABC transporter ATP-binding protein, which produces MAILWKYLKPYRGLAVSALILAGIAQILALIDPIIFGKLIDEYAAKGSPKTESEKISGVLQLLGLAVGVAILSNLTKAFQEYLTRLVVQKFGTDIFNDGLKQTLRLSYQEFGDQSSGATLSILQKVRTDTEKFINSFVNVLFSSVVGIGFLVWYAVTKHWALVPLFLIGVLVLGSLTGLLSKQIKTTQRSINRETALLSGVITESLRNIELIKSLGLTFSEIRRLKAQTNRIFELEMFKVRRVRLLSFWQSTTLNILKQSVLFTLLWLIFRNVLSTGELISMQFISVSIFNPLQDLGTIILAYREAEAGLNSFDQLMQKPIERNPESPIEVGPINRLRFANVIFRHKNAQQNAIDGVSFEATLGDTIAFVGPSGSGKSTMVKLLVGLYRPVDGEIYYNNISTKDLRFNPMRRQIGFVTQDTHLFSGSIRENLLFVKPDASEAELLDALDKAACDHLLARSEKGLDTQIGEGGLKMSGGEKQRLSIARALVRHPRLLIFDEATSALDSLTEEEITDTVRSVSAMNEQITILIAHRLSTILHANTIFVLEKGKIVETGSHDALVAQKGLYYAMWRQQIGERKTGSVNA; this is translated from the coding sequence ATGGCTATTCTCTGGAAGTACCTGAAGCCATACCGTGGCTTAGCTGTGTCAGCATTGATTCTGGCGGGGATTGCGCAAATCCTCGCCTTAATTGACCCGATCATCTTTGGAAAATTAATCGACGAATACGCTGCCAAGGGTAGTCCGAAAACTGAATCCGAAAAAATTTCGGGCGTTTTGCAGTTGTTAGGGCTTGCGGTTGGCGTCGCCATTTTGTCGAATCTGACGAAAGCGTTTCAGGAATACCTGACGCGCCTGGTCGTTCAGAAATTCGGCACTGACATTTTCAACGACGGGCTGAAACAAACGTTACGGCTCTCGTATCAGGAGTTTGGCGACCAGAGTAGCGGAGCAACGCTCTCGATTTTGCAGAAAGTGCGTACCGACACCGAGAAGTTTATCAACTCGTTTGTCAACGTCCTTTTTTCCTCGGTTGTTGGTATTGGATTTCTGGTCTGGTACGCGGTAACGAAGCACTGGGCGCTGGTTCCCTTATTTCTGATTGGTGTCTTGGTACTCGGTAGCCTGACGGGCTTGCTGAGCAAACAGATTAAAACAACGCAACGGTCGATTAACCGCGAAACGGCCCTGCTGTCGGGGGTCATTACGGAGTCGTTGCGAAACATTGAACTGATCAAAAGTCTCGGCTTAACCTTTTCCGAAATTCGCCGACTGAAAGCGCAAACCAACCGGATTTTCGAGTTGGAAATGTTCAAGGTCAGACGAGTACGTCTCTTGTCGTTCTGGCAAAGCACAACGCTCAACATCCTGAAGCAATCCGTTTTGTTTACGCTGTTGTGGCTTATCTTCCGAAACGTGCTCAGCACGGGCGAGTTGATTTCCATGCAGTTTATCTCCGTCTCCATTTTTAATCCGTTGCAGGACCTGGGCACGATTATTCTGGCCTACCGCGAAGCCGAGGCCGGACTGAATAGCTTTGATCAGTTGATGCAGAAACCAATTGAGCGGAATCCGGAATCGCCTATTGAAGTTGGTCCAATCAATCGATTACGTTTCGCCAATGTTATTTTTCGGCACAAGAATGCACAGCAAAACGCCATCGATGGTGTTTCGTTCGAGGCAACGCTCGGCGATACCATCGCTTTTGTGGGACCGTCGGGTTCGGGTAAATCGACGATGGTAAAGCTGCTGGTCGGACTGTACCGCCCGGTCGATGGCGAGATTTATTACAACAACATTTCGACCAAAGACCTTCGGTTCAATCCCATGCGCCGTCAGATTGGTTTTGTAACGCAGGATACGCACCTATTTTCGGGTTCGATCCGGGAAAATTTGTTATTTGTTAAACCCGACGCCAGCGAGGCCGAATTACTCGATGCGCTGGACAAAGCCGCCTGCGACCACTTGCTGGCCCGCTCCGAAAAGGGACTCGATACGCAGATTGGCGAAGGTGGCCTAAAAATGTCGGGCGGTGAAAAACAGCGGTTGTCCATCGCCCGAGCCTTGGTCAGACATCCGCGCCTGCTTATATTCGACGAAGCGACATCAGCGCTGGATTCGTTGACCGAAGAAGAAATTACCGATACCGTGCGCAGCGTTTCGGCAATGAATGAACAAATTACTATTTTGATCGCGCATCGGCTCTCAACCATTCTGCACGCCAATACGATTTTTGTCCTGGAGAAAGGTAAAATTGTTGAAACCGGCAGCCACGACGCGCTCGTTGCCCAGAAGGGACTGTACTACGCGATGTGGCGACAGCAAATTGGCGAACGAAAAACGGGAAGCGTCAATGCATAG
- the rpiB gene encoding ribose 5-phosphate isomerase B: MKIAIGSDHAGFLYKEAIKKMLTDLGHEVVDKGTYAQTPSVDYPRFIRPVAEAVAAGEVERGVVLGGSGNGEAMTANRIKGVRAALCWNEESARLGRQHNDANVISIGERMMSEETALKLVQIWLDTPFEGGRHLARIQELDE, encoded by the coding sequence ATGAAAATTGCTATTGGTTCCGATCACGCAGGTTTTCTTTACAAAGAAGCGATCAAAAAAATGTTGACCGATCTTGGACACGAAGTCGTCGACAAAGGCACCTATGCCCAAACCCCATCCGTCGATTATCCCCGGTTCATTCGTCCTGTTGCCGAAGCGGTTGCCGCTGGCGAGGTAGAGCGGGGCGTTGTGTTGGGTGGCTCAGGCAATGGAGAGGCTATGACGGCCAACCGGATCAAAGGTGTTCGCGCGGCCTTATGCTGGAATGAGGAATCGGCCCGGCTCGGACGACAGCACAACGACGCGAACGTGATTTCTATCGGCGAACGGATGATGTCGGAAGAGACGGCCTTGAAACTCGTTCAGATTTGGCTCGACACCCCGTTTGAGGGGGGGCGGCATCTGGCCCGGATTCAGGAACTGGACGAGTAG
- the zwf gene encoding glucose-6-phosphate dehydrogenase, which translates to MIPATNQRPPASIIFIFGGSGDLNLRKLTPALYNLFIDKYLPEHFSVVGIGRSKYTDESFRERLEEGVKEFSRRKEGPWDEFSSSISYLQMDGGDEAAYPKISDYVASKKEEWGVEPNVLFYLAVAPQLVPGIATNLAKLPLCGDKSHVRIVVEKPFGHDLKTAQELNALLRGLFAEEQIYRIDHYLGKETVQNILALRFANSLFEPIWNRRFVEHIQITASETVGLEGRGGYYEGSGALRDMIQNHLLQVLCMVATEPPISFEANEVRNKKVDVLNAIRRIEPEKVNDFAVRGQYGPGKIKDKDVPGYREEEGVDPNSATETFAAVKLYVDNWRWENVPFYLRTGKSMPEKATVITVQFKPAPSFAFPGEATSNWQANRLIIGIQPAMDIRLRFQAKRPGQTLAIDPVEMVFSYKTAYDGQEPEAYETLLLDAMTGDATLFMRADQVEAAWKVVTPILDAWGSQAPDDFPNYTPGSWGPQAAMDLIEKDGFEWMTK; encoded by the coding sequence ATGATCCCAGCTACTAATCAGCGGCCTCCTGCCAGCATAATTTTTATTTTTGGCGGCAGCGGAGACCTCAACCTGCGCAAATTAACTCCCGCGCTCTACAATCTGTTCATCGATAAATACTTGCCCGAGCACTTTTCGGTCGTGGGCATTGGACGCAGTAAATATACCGACGAAAGCTTCCGCGAGCGGCTCGAAGAAGGCGTTAAGGAGTTTTCCCGGCGTAAAGAAGGACCTTGGGATGAATTTTCTTCGTCCATTTCTTATCTCCAAATGGATGGGGGCGATGAGGCTGCTTATCCAAAAATATCGGATTACGTTGCCAGTAAAAAAGAAGAATGGGGTGTAGAGCCCAATGTGCTTTTTTACCTGGCAGTGGCTCCCCAGTTGGTACCCGGCATTGCCACCAACTTGGCTAAACTGCCGCTTTGTGGCGATAAATCGCACGTTCGGATTGTGGTTGAAAAGCCGTTCGGTCACGATTTGAAAACGGCTCAGGAGCTTAACGCGCTGTTGCGTGGCTTGTTTGCCGAAGAACAGATTTACCGCATTGACCATTACCTCGGCAAAGAAACGGTGCAGAATATTCTCGCCCTGCGCTTTGCCAACTCGCTTTTCGAGCCAATCTGGAACCGGCGTTTCGTGGAACATATTCAGATTACAGCTTCCGAAACGGTTGGTCTGGAAGGACGCGGTGGTTACTACGAAGGCTCTGGCGCTTTGCGCGACATGATCCAGAATCACCTTTTGCAGGTGTTGTGTATGGTAGCTACCGAGCCGCCCATCAGCTTCGAGGCCAATGAGGTGCGTAACAAAAAGGTAGACGTGCTGAACGCAATTCGCCGGATTGAACCCGAAAAGGTTAACGACTTTGCCGTACGCGGTCAGTACGGTCCTGGAAAAATAAAAGACAAGGACGTACCCGGTTACCGGGAGGAGGAAGGGGTTGATCCTAACTCAGCCACGGAAACGTTTGCCGCTGTGAAGTTGTACGTCGACAACTGGCGTTGGGAAAATGTGCCGTTCTACCTGCGTACGGGAAAATCGATGCCCGAAAAGGCAACGGTTATTACGGTGCAGTTCAAGCCCGCGCCAAGCTTTGCTTTCCCTGGTGAAGCGACGAGCAACTGGCAGGCTAATCGTCTGATAATCGGTATTCAACCGGCTATGGACATTCGGCTGCGGTTCCAGGCTAAGCGCCCCGGTCAGACCTTGGCTATCGATCCGGTAGAAATGGTGTTCAGCTATAAAACGGCCTACGATGGGCAGGAGCCGGAAGCGTACGAAACGCTGCTGCTGGACGCGATGACGGGCGACGCGACCTTGTTTATGCGGGCCGATCAGGTAGAAGCTGCCTGGAAAGTTGTAACACCGATCCTCGATGCGTGGGGCAGTCAGGCACCTGATGATTTCCCGAACTACACACCCGGCTCCTGGGGACCGCAAGCCGCAATGGACCTGATCGAAAAAGATGGGTTCGAGTGGATGACAAAATAA
- the pgl gene encoding 6-phosphogluconolactonase: MQLIVTKNPTDLAKQAADFIAKRIKEVLKKKDRFTIALSGGSTPKALHELLAKSPYREQIPWAQLHVFWGDERYVPIDDEQSNAGMAYDTLLGHVYTPEDQIHVWRTELEPEAAAADYDKILHEYFGDTGPTFDLVLLGMGDDGHTLSLFPGTEVVHEQTAWTKAYFLTQQNMYRLTLTAPVVNRASCVAFLVAGPKKAEPLKEVLEGEYNPDKYPSQEIKPTEGELIWMVDEKAASLLAK, translated from the coding sequence ATGCAACTTATTGTTACGAAAAATCCCACTGATCTGGCGAAACAGGCGGCTGATTTTATTGCCAAGCGGATCAAAGAGGTTCTGAAAAAAAAGGACCGATTTACAATTGCGTTGTCGGGAGGAAGTACCCCAAAGGCGCTGCACGAGCTGCTGGCAAAATCGCCGTATCGCGAGCAAATTCCGTGGGCGCAGCTGCATGTATTCTGGGGCGACGAACGTTACGTACCCATCGATGATGAGCAGAGCAATGCCGGGATGGCTTACGATACCCTGCTTGGTCATGTGTATACGCCCGAAGACCAGATTCATGTGTGGCGTACCGAACTCGAACCGGAAGCCGCTGCTGCCGATTACGACAAAATTTTACACGAGTACTTTGGCGATACGGGCCCGACTTTCGATTTAGTGTTGCTTGGGATGGGCGATGACGGACACACGCTGTCCCTTTTTCCCGGCACGGAGGTCGTCCATGAACAAACAGCCTGGACAAAAGCGTATTTTCTAACGCAGCAGAACATGTACCGTCTGACGCTGACTGCACCAGTTGTAAACCGGGCTTCCTGCGTCGCATTCTTGGTGGCTGGTCCGAAAAAAGCGGAGCCGCTGAAAGAAGTATTGGAAGGAGAGTATAATCCGGACAAATATCCGTCGCAGGAAATCAAACCAACCGAAGGGGAACTGATCTGGATGGTTGACGAAAAAGCAGCATCCCTGCTTGCCAAATAA
- the trpS gene encoding tryptophan--tRNA ligase — MARILTGIQSSGLPHLGNILGAIKPAIDLSKQPGNESFLFIADLHSLTTIKDGSLRREYIRAVAATWLAFGLDTTKNTFWRQSRVAEHTELCWYLNCFTPIPMLNNATSFKEKSDRATGAVNTGLFVYPVLQAADILLYDAEIIPVGKDQRQHIEMTRDIASTFNRQYDDEVFVLPEARIDDRLMTIPGIDGQKMSKSYNNYINIFLPENELWKVIKKIKSDSTPLEEPKNPDTDITFQLYSLLASEAQTAELRSLYEGGNYGYGTAKKAFYELILNQFATERERYHYYTIENPDALEAELQAGEEKARAVASKTIARVREKLGFN, encoded by the coding sequence ATGGCACGTATTCTAACTGGTATTCAAAGTAGCGGTCTACCGCATTTGGGCAATATTCTGGGGGCGATCAAACCCGCCATCGACTTATCAAAACAGCCCGGTAATGAGTCTTTTCTGTTTATTGCCGACCTCCATTCGCTCACAACCATTAAGGACGGCTCACTGCGTCGGGAATACATCCGGGCGGTAGCGGCTACCTGGCTGGCGTTTGGACTGGACACGACGAAAAATACGTTCTGGCGTCAATCGCGCGTGGCCGAACATACCGAATTGTGCTGGTACCTGAATTGCTTTACGCCCATACCGATGCTCAACAACGCTACGTCGTTTAAAGAAAAATCGGATCGGGCCACGGGAGCGGTCAATACGGGATTGTTTGTTTATCCGGTGTTGCAGGCCGCTGATATTCTGCTCTACGATGCCGAAATTATTCCCGTCGGTAAAGACCAGCGGCAACACATTGAAATGACGCGCGACATTGCCAGTACGTTTAACCGGCAGTACGACGATGAGGTCTTTGTCTTGCCCGAGGCCCGGATTGATGACCGACTAATGACCATTCCCGGTATTGACGGCCAAAAGATGAGTAAGTCGTACAACAACTACATCAATATCTTCTTGCCCGAAAACGAGTTGTGGAAGGTTATCAAAAAGATTAAATCCGATTCGACGCCACTCGAAGAGCCGAAAAACCCGGATACGGATATAACGTTTCAGCTCTATTCCCTGTTAGCGTCCGAAGCACAAACGGCGGAGTTACGAAGTTTGTACGAGGGCGGGAATTACGGCTACGGTACGGCCAAGAAAGCGTTTTATGAACTGATCCTCAATCAGTTTGCGACGGAACGGGAGCGCTACCATTACTACACTATCGAAAACCCGGACGCGCTGGAAGCAGAACTTCAGGCTGGGGAAGAGAAAGCCCGTGCCGTGGCAAGCAAAACCATTGCCCGTGTGCGCGAAAAACTCGGCTTTAACTAA